Proteins encoded together in one Vitis vinifera cultivar Pinot Noir 40024 chromosome 4, ASM3070453v1 window:
- the LOC100241127 gene encoding uncharacterized protein LOC100241127: MSSVRACPSNAFRYNGTLCSCNPGYVLNATTGACSLFWETAADGWLVNSGVGYSISFPTTIFDFDKIKKFTQSQAMFLEATVVMLISWLFFCFFVRFGSLGDGRTIWFRIRWWISRLDISFATRHWLEDQKVVKKRKTELGGTFSIASWILFIGLFAALLYQIISKRSIEVHNVKATNGPDLASFVNDMEFNITTISSMTCSNLRGLGTLVTGNPGFLDHRVLPLSTIVSYFCQNTSRGPTVILRCSKCQIIQDNLYISWHFVDLPNSPAAAVGFQFSLLAKSHASKKHVSSVRGLLKNGSSLDDTPVTFRGVDANVLKFNLFPRIYRNFHNLRLIQPLFREFLRGPSFHEINKLRASLESPNDGLLNMTVYVNLLSSYIVEIDNQNIMGPVSFLADLGGIYCISIGIFFYFLVQCEYRIKKLRNEDSIMRKIRNRRKAQEHWDKLRKYVMYTWGCKTLDDNYNNNKKEATCTDIFRPFHGNGSSRKQRQRSRMDSISLNQKASLPSQKNAIQESRDTQEIKSFLAGASSSAERSLSHPKNEAVLKKEVLGATKEGKQHVGSHEEDASQCKAFAPAAADVLPPPPMLDFKPGTEIDMSDIQKNLQNLYEYNVMLREKLLAIYASSSGNECVVSDKGSSQG, encoded by the exons ATGAGCTCGGTTCGGGCGTGTCCCAGCAACGCCTTCCGCTACAACGGAACTTTGTGCAGTTGCAACCCCGGTTATGTCCTCAACGCTACCACTGGCGCCTGCAGTTTGTTCTGGGAAACTGCGGCGGACGGTTGGCTGGTGAACTCCGGGGTTGGCTACTCCATCTCGTTTCCGACTACCATCTTTGACTTCGATAAGATCAAGAAGTTCACGCAGTCTCAGGCCATGTTCCTCGAGGCGACAGTGGTCATGCTGATCTCCTGGctcttcttctgtttttttgTTCGGTTCGGGAGTCTTGGCGATGGCAGGACGATCTGGTTTCGGATCCGCTGGTGGATTAGCAGATTGGATATCTCCTTCGCAACTCGACATTGGTTG GAGGATCAAAAGGTAGTTAAAAAGCGGAAAACAGAACTTGGTGGAACTTTCTCAATAGCAAGTTGGATACTTTTCATCGGTTTATTTGCTGC GTTGCTCTATCAAATCATATCAAAAAGGAGCATTGAGGTGCATAACGTAAAAGCGACAAATGGCCCTGATTTAGCTTCTTTTGTCAATGACATGGAATTCAATATAACAACCATTTCTAGTATGACCTGTTCAAATTTGCGTGGCCTTGGAACTTTGGTTACTGGGAATCCTGGTTTCCTTGACCATAGAGTTTTGCCTCTATCAACCATTGTGAGCTATTTTTGTCAAAACACCAGCCGGGGACCAACTGTAATCCTTAGGTGCAGCAAGTGCCAGATTATTCaagataatttatatatatcgTGGCACTTCGTGGATCTTCCCAATAGCCCTGCAGCTGCTGTTGGTTTCCAGTTCAGCCTTCTAGCAAAGAGCCATGCTAGCAAGAAGCATGTGAGTTCTGTCAGGGGCTTACTGAAGAATGGAAGCAGTCTAGATGATACTCCAGTTACATTCAGAGGGGTGGATGCAAATGTgctgaaatttaatttatttcctcGAATATACCGTAACTTCCACAATCTTAGGCTTATTCAACCTCTGTTTCGTGAGTTTCTACGGGGTCCATCTTTTCATGAGATAAATAAGCTCCGAGCCTCTCTTGAAAGTCCTAATGATGGACTACTCAACATGACAGTATATGTCAATCTTTTATCTTCCTATATTGTTGAAATCGACAACCAAAATATTATGGGTCCTG TGAGCTTTCTAGCGGATCTTGGTGGCATATATTGCATCAGTATtggcatatttttttatttcttggtcCAA tgtgagtacagaatcAAGAAGCTCCGAAATGAAGACAGCATAATGAGGAAGATTAGAAATCGGAGAAAAGCCCAAGAACATTGGGATAAA TTGAGAAAATATGTAATGTACACATGGGGTTGTAAAACATTGGATGATAACTACAACAACAATAAAAAGGAAGCAACTTGCACTGATATTTTCAGACCTTTTCATGGCAATGGATCATCAAGAAAACAAAGGCAGAGGAGCAGGATGGATTCTATTAGTTTAAACCAGAAAGCCAGTTTACCGAGTCAGAAA AATGCCATTCAAGAAAGCAGAGATACTCAAgaaattaaatcttttttagCAGGAGCTTCATCAAGTGCTGAAAGGAGTTTGTCACATCCAAAGAATGAAGCT GTTCTGAAAAAAGAGGTGCTTGGAGCAACAAAAGAAGGGAAACAACATGTGGGTTCTCATGAGGAAGATGCCTCTCAGTGTAAAGCATTTGCTCCTGCTGCTGCTGATGTCCTTCCCCCTCCACCCATGTTAG ATTTTAAGCCTGGCACCGAAATTGACATGTCTGATATTCAGAAAAATCTGCAAAATCTGTATGAATACAATGTCATGTTGAGAGAGAAGCTTTTAGCCATTTATGCTTCGAGCTCTGGGAATGAATGTGTGGTCTCTGACAAGGGATCAAGCCAAGGGTAG